The Paenibacillus spongiae nucleotide sequence CGGCCGCCATCTGCATCGTCTCGGTCGGCAGCACGTTCTCGGCATTTTCAAGGGGCTGCTGGGTCATCATCAGAATTTCGCGAATAATGACCTGCAGCGGAAACAGCGAACGGTCGGTTACATACATAATGGCCTGAAAAAACTCGTTCCAATGGCCGACCATATAGAACAAGCCGATCGTCAGCATGGAAGGGACGGACAGCGGTACGACGATTTGCAGTAAAATACGCAGCTCCTTCGCACCGTCGATCCGCGCAGATTCAAACAGCTCCTCCGGCATCCCTTCGTAGAAGCTTTTCATAATAAGCACGTTGAAGCTCCAGACGGCGTTCGGCAGTATCATCGACCAGACGGAATCGAGCAGGCCGAGCGACTTTACGACCAGATACGTCGGAATGATCCCCCCGCTGAACAGCATGGTGAACAGAATCATAAGCAGGAAGAAGCTGCGGCCCGGCATCAGCTTGCGGCTGAGCGGATAAGCCATCAAGGCGGTCAGAACCAGGTTGACGGCGGTGCCGGCAATCGTAATGAAGGCGGTAACGGCGAACGCCCGGGGAATGCCCGTCTGCGTAAACAGCTGCTCGTAGGCCGAGAACGTAACCGCTTTTGGAATAAGAATGAACCCGCCGTTCTTGAGCACTTCCGATATAGGAGTGATGGATACGGATACAACGTACATAAGCGGCAATATCGCTCCAAGCGCAGCCAGTCCGAGAAACAGGCAGACCAGCAGGTTGAAGATACGGTCCTCCAAGCTTTTTACCATATGCCTTCGCCCCATTTCTTGGCCAATTGATTGGAGCCGAGCACGAGCACGAGGCCGATGGCCGATTTGAACAGGCCGACCGCCGCTCCAAGACTGAAATTAAGCTGCTGGAGACCGGTGCGGAACACCCAGGTATCGAGAATATCGGCTACCGAATACACCTGAATGTTGTATAAAATATAAATCTGATCGAAGCCGGCGTCCATGATCTGACCGAGCTTCAGAATGAGCAGCAGCACGATCACGTTGCGGATGCCGGGGAGCGTAATATGCCAGATCATCCGCAGTCTCCCGGAGCCGTCGACCTTCGCCGCCTCATAGAGAGTCGGATCGATGCCCGTCATCGCCGCCAAATAAATGATCGCTCCCCAACCGAGGTCCTTCCATATTTCCGAACCCACTAGAATCGCGCGGAAATGGTCGGGGGATGTCAGGAATGGAATGGACGACAAGCCCGCATCCTCGAGCAAACGGTTGAACAAGCCGGAACTCTGCGACATGAGCGCGAGCAGAATGCCGTAAATAATAACCCACGACAGGAAATGCGGCATGTACGTCAGCGTCTGTACGACGGACTTGAACCACTTCAACCGGCATTCGTTGAGAAGCAGCGCCATGGCGATCGGCGGCACGATACCAAATATGAGCTTGTAGAAGCTGATCAGAAACGTATTGACGAGCAGTTGCGAGAAATAAGGCGAATTGAAAAATTGCGTGAAGTATTTGTACCACGGATCCGCCCAACCGCTGCCGAGAATGCCGTCAACCATGCTGTAATCCTTGAATGCGATGATGACCCCGTACATGGGCAAATAGCGGAACAAAATGTAGTAAATAACTCCAGGCAGCAGCATGATATAGAAGGCGCGAAAGGCCCATGCTCTCTTGCCCAGCTGCTTGATTTGCTGTGGTCCCGCCGCTTTGGGAACCGTCACCGGAACCGCTAGCTTATCCATCGAATCACCCCACCGTCTTCATGTGTGCGCTTTCATTTGCGTGTTTCCAGTATAGCAGGCGCATTTCCGGCGTTCTATGCAGTGATTCTGCGAAACTGTTTCAATTATTGCAAACGCTTACGGGTATGCTTCCATATCATCATGCAGGGAAGCTGGGAGCTCGATCCGAATCAGCGTGCCTATGTCCGGCAGACTGAAAATACGGAGACCGTAGGGCTCTCCGTAATGAAGCCGGATACGTTCGTGCACGTTCATAACGCCGATGCCCGTAAACCGGTGCTTGTTAGACGGCGCCTTCCGCCGCTCCAAGAAGACGCTCTCGAGACGGGCCGCATCCATCCCCGCCCCGTTGTCCCGCATAATGATGACGAGCCGCCCGCGGACCAGCTTCGTGCGAATCCGAATTGTTCCTTCCCGTTTCAGCGGCGCAAGTCCGTGAAAGATCGCGTTCTCCACGAGCGGCTGCAAAGTCAGCTTCAGCATGACGCAGCGCAGCGCGGCCGGTTCGGTATCGAGCTGCACTGCAAATTTGTCTCCATATCTCACCTGCTGGATATGAACGTACATCCGCAAGCCTTCCAGTTCCTCCTCCAGCGTCACGAACTCGCTCTTCTTGTCGAAGCTGAACGAGAGCAGACCGACGAGCGATTTGATCGTTTCCCGAACTGCACCGGTTTTCTGCTGCTTCGCAAGACTGCTTATGCAGGCGAGCGTATTGTACAGGAAATGCGGCGCGATCTGGCTCTGCAGCATTTTGAGCTCGTACTGCTGCTTGCGCGTCTCGGCTTCTTTTATTTCGTGCACTAGGTGTTGAATGCGTTCCATCATCGCGTTGTAGCTTTTGGCCAGCTTGCCGATTTCGTCGTTCCGGTTTACCGTAATGCCAGACAGCACCTCCACCTCCCGCACCCGGTTCATCTTGGCGACCAGCGTCCGGATGGGATGGGCGAAATACCGGCTCAGCAAGTAGGAACCGAACAGCAGCAGGACCACCCAAACCAGGGCGACATTCCCGTAATTGCGGTATAACGCCGTTATATTCTGATAGAAATAGCTGTCTTCGTAGAATGCAATAAAATGCCACCCGAGCCGGTTCATCCCGGCCTTGACCGCAACCAGCTTGCCGGTCGGCCCGTCGATTTGCGACACGCCCGTTTTAAGATTGGTCATCTCCGCCAGAAATGACGAATCGAGCCGGGGCGGAAAGACATCCGTATGATAGGGCAGCAGGCGGTAGAAGCTGAGCGGCAGGCTGGTTTCGAACGACTGCACCGCATTTCCTTTGCCCGTTACGATCGCGAACGTCTGATTTTTCGTATTCATGAACGTGGCGAGCAGTCCGGTCAGCTTGTTCAAATCGATTTCCACGACCGCCATTCCTTTGAAGCTTCGGTCCTTGCCGGCAATCGGAAGCACGAAGGCGACCGTCCGGCCGGACAGCGGCGATTCGTAAGGCTCCGTTATGAAGACGCCGTAGCTGCTTCTAGCTTGCTCCAGCAGGCTCCCGAGGGCGGGATTGCCCATTATTTCGAAGTTGACCTGCGTATTGGACAATACCTTGCCATCGGTCCGAACCAGATAGAGCGTCCGATACAGCGTGCTGTTCGGCGCGGCGTATTGACGCAGAAGCTTCACCGCTTCGTCTTCCTTGCCCTCGTCAAGCAGGTCCGAACGGGCTGAGAGCAGCAGCAATATGCTTTGCACATTGTCCAGATAGGCGTTTAAGTAGAGATTGGTCCGATCGATGATGATCTCCGCATCGCTTACCACCTGTTTGCGGAACAGTTGCTCCGCATCCTTCAAATTCAGCCAAGCGAGCAGGCCGTAGAGCAGCAGCGTGCCGATAAACAGAAACAAGAAATGCTTCAACGCGATACTTAGGCTGCTTATCCATCGGGTCAATCGCGGCACTTTCGTATCATCCTTTCTTGAATTCGGTGGGGGAGACACCGGTTCTTCCTCGGAATACGACGGAGAAATAACGGTAGCTCGGTATGCCGACCCGCCCGGCTACTTCGTACACTTTCAGCGACGTCGTCTGCAGCAGCCGGATGGCCTGATCGATTCTCAGCCGGGTCAAATAATCGTTGAACGATTCCCCGGTTTCTTCCCGGAACAGCCGGCTTAAATAAAAAGAGCTCAATCCGACCTCCTCCGCAATCGACGTCAACGTTATCGGTTCCGCAAGCTTCCGCGCCATCAACTGCATCGCCAATTGCACTTCCTTGCGCCATTTCCGGGGCTCCCCCGTTCCGCTCTCTGCGGACTCGGGGCGGCCGGCTGCCTGCGAATCGGATAGCACTTCGCCGGAATTGTGGAAGTAGGCGATCGACGGCCCCGGCTCCGACCGCTTGATCGCCGCAAGCAAACCCGCCGTGTCGGTTACGGGACCTCCCAGGAGCGTATACAGCTTTACCTCTCCGCTTAAGTAAGGAAGCTGGCGGTCGAGTCCATGCTGCAGCGCAATCATCAGTTTCTCCGCCGTTTGCCTGAATTGTTCCCGGTCCCATGCCGCAGAGGAAGCGGAATTAAACCACAGCATATGATCCGATTCGCCAAGCGGCGTCCAATCGAACTGATCGTGCGGAAGCAGCCGCTGCTCGTCCAGAGCCTGATGCAGCGCAACGATGACTTCGTAGCGGTATTCCGGCTTGAACACCGCATGCAGCCTGGCCGTAATAAGCGGGCTTGCCACTTCACCCTTCTCCGGGATTGCGCTTGCATCGCCGGCCCATAGCCGCCCGACCAGATCGTCCGGTCCTTCGCCTTCTTTCAGCAGCTGAGCCAGCAGCCGCGACAGCTCGGTGCGTCTTCCGTACCGCTCGCTGCGCCGGTTGGCATACTCACGGCGGATCGCTTCCCGTGCTTTGTCCAGTACCGCCCGCATATCTTCCTCGTCCAGCGCCACTTTGATCAAATAGTCGAGTGCCCCGAGCTTCAGCGCTTCCCGGGCATATTCGAATTCGCTGTGGCACGTGAGCAGTACGATCTGGGTTAGCGGATAACGGCCGCGAAGCCGCCGACACAGCTCAAGCCCGTCCATGACCGGCATCGTAATGTCGGTAATGACAACATCCGGCCGCAAGCCGTCACACATCTGCAGCGCTTCTTCCCCGTTCTCCGCTTCGCCTGCAAGCTCCGCCCCATAATCCGGCCAAGGAAAAGAGCGCAGATCTTCCCGCAGCGGCTGCTCGTCATCTACGATCAGAACCGTTAGCACAGGCTTGGACATCATTAATCCACCTCCAACTCATTTGATTCGATTATAGAACGAAAAGAAAAAAAGAGCATTCGCTCGATGCTCTTTCGATATGTGTTGGCGATTATCGCCGCCGTACCTGCCTTTTCATATTGCTCCTGCCCGTTGCCCGGGTCGATTTGGTCAAGGAAGCGCCCGGTTATGTGTTGGACAGACGAATAACAGGCCCGAATACGGCGGCCAGCAACTGTTATAAGGGCGAGGGGCTATCGACCAAGTGATTACGATCGCTTGGGAGACAGCCCCTTCGTATAGAAACGTTCAAAAACCCTATGCAAATCTTACGATGGAATTCCTCTGACGCGATCCCATATATCTCCCCACACAAAATCCGTTTCCTCCGAACCTCAATGCCAATTTCTCGGCCTTCCTGGCCGTGACGTAAAGCGTTGACAGCAGGTTCTCCAATACACGCCGCAGATGTACCCGATCGTCCAGACAAATAGCGGCGACTCCGTGAATTGACCGTAGGCGTAATGGCGGCTTTTTGGAAATCCGGATAAAACCCGATCCAAACTTTCTGTGCCACGTCCTTCAAGTTGATTAGATGAAGAGCGGAGGAGATGATTTCTCTCCAGTTTCATAGGCCTTTCTCGCGCATTCGTCGATTACATCGCTGCTGATGAAGGGCGCCATCGTTTGAAGGGCAGAGATCCCTCCTTGCTCGTAGGCTTTCCGCGCGCATTCGTCGATTACATCTCTGCTGATGAAGGGCGCCATCGTTTGAAGGGCAGAGATCCCTCCTTGCTCGTAGGCTTTCCGCGCGCATTCGTCGATTACATCGCTGCTAATGAAGGGCGCGATCGATTGAAGGACAGAGATCCCTCCTTGCTCGTAGGCTTTCCGCGCGCACTCGTCCAGCACTTCATCGCTGATGAAGGGAGCCATCGATACCAGAGACGTTATCCCGCCGGCTTCGTATGCGCTTCTCGCGCATTCACTAATCGCCTCATCGCTAAGGAATGGCGCGATCGACTGAAGGGCATGAATCCCCTCCTGTCCAAAGGCTTTCCGCGCGCATTCGTCCAGCACTTCGTCGCTGATGAAGGGAGCTATCGATACCAGAGACGTTATCCCGCCGGCTTCGTATGCGCTTCTCGCGCATTCGCTAATCACCTCTTCGCTAAGGAATGGCGCGATCGATTGAAGGGCATGAATCCCCTCCTGCCCGAAGGCTTTCCGCGCGCATTCGTCCAGCACTTCGTCGCTGATGAATGGGGCCATGGATAACAAAGAAGATAATCCTCCAGCATCAAACGACTTTCTCGCGCATTCGCCGATCAATTCTTCACTCAAGAACGGCGCTATAGGCGCAAGCTCGTCTAATGCCACCTTCTCTTTAACGCTTTCAAACACCTCTTCGACCTGCTCTGTTCTAAGTATCGGAGCAACTTCCGAGATTTCCTGTATCGATAGCTCATGCTGCTGCAGATAACCGTCGGCGGTTCGGTTGAGCATATGCTTGAGCAGCTCGGTTCCTTTGCCATTCTCGAGAATCTCGTCGATGCTTACGCCAAATACTTCAGCGAGCTGGGGAAGCTTGGAGATGTCGGGCATCGTCTCTCCCCGTTCCCAGTTGCTGACCGCCTGATGGCGAATGCCAAGCTGATCCGCCAATCCCATCTGAGTCATCCCCGCCTGGTTCCTCAACTTGGCAATATTTCTGCCTACTTTGACCATATTAAACACGGCTATCACCCTTTCGTTCGAGATGATCTCAGTGTATCCGCTGCGGGGCAATCTGTATATCAAGTCGTGCTTGAGTCGGTCATCCAGGGGTAACTGCAGCAGCCGCTACCTATTAAAGCGATAATTGAATTTGCTGCAGCGATCCTAAAGCCCGCTGCTCCAATACCGAGATCTCTCTCAAACTCGCAAGCAAATCTTCCTTATCGCCCCGGCCAAACAACTCGCGCGGCTGCTCGTAGGGATACTGTTCTTTCAACCTTCTGACTCGCATTGATATTTCACTGTAGAGCTGGATAGCTTCATCAACCGCCTGCCGCGCTTCTGCGCTGCATGCATCCTTCATCTCTTCCAGAAAGAGCTTCGCATGTAATCTGGCCTCGCTGACAACCTCGATAACCAGGGCAAAATCATACTTCAGAACAGCATCGCGTTCTATCGCCGCGATCCACTCCTCGTAAGCTCTGGGGCCGACATAATAGGTTTGCCCGAATTCTTCATAAGCAGCTTCAGTATTCAATCGCAGGACAAACCGGAGGGCTTCCTCGAATGCGGCTAATTCATCTTCCGCTGCGGCAGGACTGGCCCAATGCAAGGAGACTACTCCGCCGGTTGCAGCGCTTGGTTCGGCTTGGCTGCGTTCCAGGGCACAATTCACGCATGGACAGCGGCTTAAGCCTAGCAAGTTCCAAGGAATGACATCTTCACTATGCTGATAACCCGTATGCCATGAATCGATATAGTAACCCGTCTCATCATACCCCGTTATAACGCTGGTCTGGTCAAGCTGAGCGATATTCTTGGCAAAC carries:
- a CDS encoding sensor histidine kinase — encoded protein: MPRLTRWISSLSIALKHFLFLFIGTLLLYGLLAWLNLKDAEQLFRKQVVSDAEIIIDRTNLYLNAYLDNVQSILLLLSARSDLLDEGKEDEAVKLLRQYAAPNSTLYRTLYLVRTDGKVLSNTQVNFEIMGNPALGSLLEQARSSYGVFITEPYESPLSGRTVAFVLPIAGKDRSFKGMAVVEIDLNKLTGLLATFMNTKNQTFAIVTGKGNAVQSFETSLPLSFYRLLPYHTDVFPPRLDSSFLAEMTNLKTGVSQIDGPTGKLVAVKAGMNRLGWHFIAFYEDSYFYQNITALYRNYGNVALVWVVLLLFGSYLLSRYFAHPIRTLVAKMNRVREVEVLSGITVNRNDEIGKLAKSYNAMMERIQHLVHEIKEAETRKQQYELKMLQSQIAPHFLYNTLACISSLAKQQKTGAVRETIKSLVGLLSFSFDKKSEFVTLEEELEGLRMYVHIQQVRYGDKFAVQLDTEPAALRCVMLKLTLQPLVENAIFHGLAPLKREGTIRIRTKLVRGRLVIIMRDNGAGMDAARLESVFLERRKAPSNKHRFTGIGVMNVHERIRLHYGEPYGLRIFSLPDIGTLIRIELPASLHDDMEAYP
- a CDS encoding helix-turn-helix domain-containing protein, whose amino-acid sequence is MTQMGLADQLGIRHQAVSNWERGETMPDISKLPQLAEVFGVSIDEILENGKGTELLKHMLNRTADGYLQQHELSIQEISEVAPILRTEQVEEVFESVKEKVALDELAPIAPFLSEELIGECARKSFDAGGLSSLLSMAPFISDEVLDECARKAFGQEGIHALQSIAPFLSEEVISECARSAYEAGGITSLVSIAPFISDEVLDECARKAFGQEGIHALQSIAPFLSDEAISECARSAYEAGGITSLVSMAPFISDEVLDECARKAYEQGGISVLQSIAPFISSDVIDECARKAYEQGGISALQTMAPFISRDVIDECARKAYEQGGISALQTMAPFISSDVIDECARKAYETGEKSSPPLFI
- a CDS encoding ABC transporter permease, encoding MLLPGVIYYILFRYLPMYGVIIAFKDYSMVDGILGSGWADPWYKYFTQFFNSPYFSQLLVNTFLISFYKLIFGIVPPIAMALLLNECRLKWFKSVVQTLTYMPHFLSWVIIYGILLALMSQSSGLFNRLLEDAGLSSIPFLTSPDHFRAILVGSEIWKDLGWGAIIYLAAMTGIDPTLYEAAKVDGSGRLRMIWHITLPGIRNVIVLLLILKLGQIMDAGFDQIYILYNIQVYSVADILDTWVFRTGLQQLNFSLGAAVGLFKSAIGLVLVLGSNQLAKKWGEGIW
- a CDS encoding carbohydrate ABC transporter permease, translating into MVKSLEDRIFNLLVCLFLGLAALGAILPLMYVVSVSITPISEVLKNGGFILIPKAVTFSAYEQLFTQTGIPRAFAVTAFITIAGTAVNLVLTALMAYPLSRKLMPGRSFFLLMILFTMLFSGGIIPTYLVVKSLGLLDSVWSMILPNAVWSFNVLIMKSFYEGMPEELFESARIDGAKELRILLQIVVPLSVPSMLTIGLFYMVGHWNEFFQAIMYVTDRSLFPLQVIIREILMMTQQPLENAENVLPTETMQMAAVITASLPIIVVYPFIQKHFTKGMLLGSVKG
- a CDS encoding response regulator transcription factor, which gives rise to MMSKPVLTVLIVDDEQPLREDLRSFPWPDYGAELAGEAENGEEALQMCDGLRPDVVITDITMPVMDGLELCRRLRGRYPLTQIVLLTCHSEFEYAREALKLGALDYLIKVALDEEDMRAVLDKAREAIRREYANRRSERYGRRTELSRLLAQLLKEGEGPDDLVGRLWAGDASAIPEKGEVASPLITARLHAVFKPEYRYEVIVALHQALDEQRLLPHDQFDWTPLGESDHMLWFNSASSAAWDREQFRQTAEKLMIALQHGLDRQLPYLSGEVKLYTLLGGPVTDTAGLLAAIKRSEPGPSIAYFHNSGEVLSDSQAAGRPESAESGTGEPRKWRKEVQLAMQLMARKLAEPITLTSIAEEVGLSSFYLSRLFREETGESFNDYLTRLRIDQAIRLLQTTSLKVYEVAGRVGIPSYRYFSVVFRGRTGVSPTEFKKG